The Rouxiella sp. WC2420 region TTTATCGAGATTATGCAATCTTGGGTGATGAAGCTGGTACGCCTGGTCATGAAGTTAACCCCTTACGGCGTGATGGCGCTGATGACCAAAGTGGTTGCTGGTTCGAATATCCACGACATCATCAAGCTGGGCAGTTTCGTTGTGGCGTCATACCTCGGACTGGCGATTATGTTTGCGGTTCACGCCCTGCTGCTGTCGTTTACCGGTGTGAATCCTGCCAAGTTCTTCCGCAAGGTTTGGCCGGTGTTGTCTTTTGCCTTCACCAGCCGTTCCAGCGCGGCCACTATCCCGCTAAGCGTAGAAGCGCAAACTCGTCGTTTAGGTATTCCTGAATCAATCGCAAGTTTCGCGGCTTCGTTTGGCGCCACCATCGGCCAAAACGGCTGTGCCGGTCTTTATCCGACCATGCTGGCGGTAATGGTTGCTCCTACCGTGGGCATCAATCCGTTTGAGCCAATGTGGATTGCAACGCTGGTTGGCATTGTCACTCTTAGCTCTGCTGGCGTGGCAGGCGTAGGCGGCGGTGCAACCTTTGCTGCGCTGATTGTTCTGCCCGCCATGGGTCTACCGGTTACGCTGGTCGCGTTGCTGATTTCCATCGAACCCTTGATCGACATGGGGCGCACCGCGCTAAACGTTAGCGGTTCAATGACCGCTGGCACTATTACCAGTCAACTGCTTAAACTCACCGATAAAAAAGTGATGGATGAAGAAGAGCACGCCGAACTGGCACACCGCTAATATCATCCCCGGAAATGCAAAAAAGGCGAAGCTGATGGGCTTCGCCTTTCTTTATATATCAAGCTGAAAGTCAGAACGGGTACTGATGAAAGCCCATCTGTTCGGAAATATTACGCGCGGCAGTGTGCAGCATCGCTACATAATCTTTCTTACTTTCTTCAGAAAAACGAATAGTAGGGAAAGAAATACTCAGCCCGGCAATCACTACGCCAAAACGGTCAAAAACCGGAACGGCGATACAGCGCAATCCTTGCTCTTGCTCTTCAATATCCTCGCCATAACCTTGCTCGCGGACTTTCTCCAACACTTTGACCAGGCTCGGCGCATCGGCAATAGTATTATCGGTGCTGCGTGTGAACTGAATCCCGGCTAACAGTGCCTCAACATCATTATGTTCACCCCATGCCAGCAGGACCTTGCCAATTGCAGTGCTGTGCAATGGATTACGGCGACCAATGCGCGAATGCATGCGCAGGTTATACATCGAGTCAATTTTATGGATGTAAACAATGCCGTCTTCGTCCAACGCGCCAAGGTGAATGGTCTCGCGCGTTAAACGCGAAATCTCACGCATCTGAATATCGGCGCTGCGGATCAGATCGACGTTTTGCAACGCCTTGGCACCCAGCTCAAACAGTTTCAGCGTCAGGGTATACTTCTCTGACTCCCCTTCCTGATCGACATAACCTAATGACTTCATCGTCTGCAGGAAACGATAAACAGTGCTTTTCGACATCATTACGCGCTGCGAAAGCTCGGTGATGCCTATCTCGCGCTCGTCGCCCAAAGCCTGCAAAATACCAAACACTTTCAACACCGATGAGACAGAATCGGGCTGCTTATCAAGGTCTGCGATAGCCATAGTTTTACCTGTCATGAGATTGTTTTATGCATTATTTCATAAATAATGGGCAGATACTTTTTTTGTTTCATAAAAAATGGAACAGCATTTCTATGAGAATGAACCATGCAAAAGGGGTTTGTGATAAAAATGTTAACTCCTGTTACAATTAATTAAGTTGTTACACGCCGCCGCGCTTCAGACGCAGACTAGTTAGCGTGATAATATTACCCACTCTTATAAGCACAATGCTGACAATCAAACATGACAACCACGGTTATTGACGGACTTCCTATACCTCAACGCTATGGGGCAATCCTTACTATTGCATTGGGGATCACTGTTTCGGTGCTCGACGGGGCCATTGCAAATGTGGCGCTTCCCACGATTGCACAAGATCTTCACGCTAGCCCTGCTTCCTCGATTTGGATAGTCAACGCCTACCAATTGGCGATTACCATTTCGCTGCTTTCGCTTTCATCACTGGGCGAGATATTCGGTTATCGCCGTATCTATATGATTGGGCTGGTGCTATTTAGTTTTACCTCTTTGGCCTGCGCGATGTCTGACTCACTGATGACGCTAACGGTGGCGAGGGTATTACAGGGGTTTGGTGCGGCTTGTATCATGAGCGTCAATGTAGCGCTGGTGAGAATCATTTATCCACAACGCTTTCTCGGACGCGGAATGGGCATCAACGCGCTGATTGTGGCCGTGTCTTCTGCTGCCGGCCCTACTGTCGCCGCGGCTATCCTTTCTTTCGCCAACTGGCCATGGCTGTTCGCAATCAACCTGCCAATCGGCCTGATTGCCTTTTGTATGGGCCTGAAGTTTTTGCCGGGCAATAGTTCGAAAGCCATTGGCCGCAAATTCGATTTTATCAGCAGCATGATGAATGCCCTGACTTTCGGGCTGTTAATCAGCGCAATAAGTGGCTATGCACAAGGCCTTGATCACCGGCTGATCCTTGGCGAGGTGGTTGCCTTGGTAGTTATCGGCTGGTTCTTTATTCGTCGTCAGCTAACCAAAAGCTCGCCGCTGCTGCCGGTCGACTTGCTGCGTATTCCGATTTTCACTATGTCTATCTGCACCTCAATGTGTTCTTTTGCAGCGCAAATGCTGGCATTCGTTTCGCTGCCATTCTTTTTGCAAAACACTCTGGGGCTAGACGCGGTTTCCACGGGTCTCTTGCTGACGCCATGGCCGCTGGCGACCATGGTGATGGCACCTATTTCCGGGCGTTTAGTTGAGCGTTTCCATCCGGGAATTCTGGGCGGCGTAGGACTGGTCGTTTTCTCAATCGGCCTGTATTCTCTGGCCTTGCTGCCTGAACACCCTTCTCATCTGAATATTATCTGGCGGATGATAGTGTGCGGAGCGGGCTTTGGCCTGTTTCAGTCGCCTAATAACCACACCATTGTTTCTTCTGCCCCGCGCAGCCGCAGCGGCGGTGCCAGCGGGATGCTTGGTACTGCCAGACTGTTGGGACAAACTACCGGTGCAGCCATGGTTGCGCTGATGTTTAACCTGTTTAGCGCCAGCGGGACACACGCCTCGCTAATCCTGGCCGGTACGTTGGCGTTGGCCGGTGCGGTTGTCAGCATGCTGCGGATGACACAAAAACTGGTCGAACAGCAAAAAGCTTAATTTTCGTTTGATAGTCAGCAGCAAAAAGGCCCGGCAATCAATGCCGGGCCTTTGTAATTTTAAACAGCGATTATTTAATGTATTCCCCACTACGCAGTGCTTCAATGCGTTTATCAAGCGGCGGGTGTGACATAAACAGTTCGCTAAAGGTTTTAGATTTACCGTTAATGCACAGGGCCATCATACTGCCCGCTTCCTGCGGTTCATGACTGGTTTTCAGTCGTTGCAACGCGGCGATCATCTTCTCGCGTCCGACCAACTTGGCAGAACCGGCATCAGCGTAAAACTCGCGATGACGAGAGAACCACATAGTGATGATACTGGCAACAATACCGAACACCAGTTCAAGCACCATTGAAACTGCAAAATAAACCAGCGGATTACCGTTGCTGTTGTTTTCGCCTTCACGATCGCCAGACATAAAACCGGCGGCGATCTGCGCGAGAATACGTGAAATAAAGATCACAAAGGTGTTCACAATACCCTGAATCAGGGTCATGGTCACCATATCCCCGTTGGAAATGTGGCTGATTTCGTGGGCGATAACGGCTTCTGCCTCGTCCTGACTCATGCTTTGCAAAAGGCCGGTGCTGACCGCAACCAGTGACGCATCGCGGCGCGCGCCGGTGGCAAAGGCGTTAATGTCGGGAGCATGATAAATCGCAACCTGCGGCATCTTGATCCCTGCCTGCTGGGACTGGCGGCTTACTACATTCATCAACCAGCGTTCGGTTTCGTTACGCGGCTGCTCAATCACTTCCCCACCTACCGAGCGCAACGCCATCCATTTTGACATCAGCAAAGAAACAAACGCACCACCAAAGCCGAAAAGACCAGCCATGATCATCAGCCCCATTACGCTGCTAGAACGAATGCCTGTCAGGCTGAGTACCAGCCCGAAAACCACCATGACTGCCAGGTTAGTCATCAGGAACAACGCTATACGCATCATAAAATTAATACTTCCTCATTGTTGTTTTCGTTGTCGAACAGATTATCCCGAGATTCAAACAGCGGGATACCTTGATCCTATGGGCTTTCCCACAGGATTCAAGTGTCAGGACATGGTAGAGGTCGTAATTCACAATACTTTACATTTTGAAGCTTTTTGTAGATAACACCAGACTATTGCAAGCTGCTTCTAGGGCCAGAATTTAAAAATGAACTGATTATACAAATCTCTGCCAATGGAGTTTAACGGCATCGCCTGGTTAACTATATCTGAAGCTTCATAAAGAGGATGAGAAGGATCCCATCCAAAGCCTATACCGTATTATTCTGAAAAAAATGTAATAAAAAAGTGTTTAATCGAGGTTCTGGAAATTTAGCCTGATAAATGCGTTCAAAATTCTCTACCACCATTTTCCTTTGATAGCCATTGGCTTTGTTCGTGAAACTTTTTAACAACTGTATAAAGCAGTCTTGTATGTCGTCAATATGATTGCCACCGCTAAGGTGATAGTTAACTAGATTTCCCAGCCGCCTGAATACGGCTTCTTTCGCCAGAGAAGTCGGCAATTCACCTGTACCTAAACTAATTTTAGCGCGAATACGAGAATCGTCTGTAGCAGCAGCCATGGCTAACGAACGCAAAGACTGCGGCTGCTGCCCCGGCACCGAGAATGCTAAACGGGGTTCGGCATGCGCTACGCCAACTCCCGCCTGGCGACTCGCCCCGACATCGGCGACGCTGCTCGCCAGCGCCCTTGTCTTTAGCGCGGAACGAAATCCCTGCACCGCCGCCGCCGTACTCATGCCTAATGAAACTACGCCCAAAGCCATCGAGGTCCATCCAAGAATCGCCGAGGCTTGCGGATGTTGATCCTCCAGTGACGCACTGGCAATACTCGCCACATCAGCAGCCAGTGCCAAACCGGCGATCACGCAGGTGCTGGCTGCCATAGAGGACCCCATCGTAAATGGAATGAGTGTTATCGCCAATGTACTGGTAACAATACCTACTATCGATTGCCAGCCCATGTGCCCCGAAGGATCGCTGCGATTAATCGGGTCGCCGTCACAATAAGCGTAGGGGTTAATCCTCCCTCACCAAATGGACTCCAGCTATCAGGAGAGTTAAAACGCATTAATATCGGATTATAAGCCCGATAACCATTGCCAAGATGCGCTGCCTCGCTGATGAGGTCACGCCGTTCGCCGTTAAATCCTAGAGTTGAATTATTCATGGTTCCTTCCTGATAATTGATGCCATTGAGTTGCCAGATGTATTAGCAGCATCACCAAAATAGAAGAAATCATTAATCATCATAAAAATCAGCAAAACGCGGGAATGAGGTAACGATCAAAAATTAGGGTTTGGGATTGGGTTATTTTGAACCAGAAATAGGCATCGTTATTTAGGACCCATCACAGCCATAAAAAAAGGGCCACCTCCAAGAGGCAGCCCTTTATTCTTATTACACGGTAACAGCAGACTTATTTAGACTGGCTGTCCTGTGTTTTTTCAAGCTTCGACAGGTCGACAGCAATATTATCAGCCTCATCCAGATAAGGATCTGGAGCTACATAATCTTTCGGCAAATCGTCGAGAGACTTGATTGGCTTCTTGCCTTCACGTTTAAAACGCTCGTTCAGACGAGTCAGACGCGTAGCATCATCTTCTTTGTCTTCTTTGTCACGCTGAGCGTAATTCAAAGAAACCAC contains the following coding sequences:
- a CDS encoding L-cystine transporter, whose product is MNLPLVLNVVVFVALLLLLAKSSRSQWSLAKKVLVGLLVGVVFGLALQLIYGPDSAVLKNSIPWFNIVGNGYVQLLQMIVMPLVFVSILSAVARLHNASSLGKISFLTIGTLLFTTLIAALVGVFVTKLFGLTAEGLVQGTQETARLAALQTNYVGKVADLTVPQMVLSFIPKNPFADLTGASPTSIISVVIFSAFVGVAALQLVKDDAEKGPKVLAFIEIMQSWVMKLVRLVMKLTPYGVMALMTKVVAGSNIHDIIKLGSFVVASYLGLAIMFAVHALLLSFTGVNPAKFFRKVWPVLSFAFTSRSSAATIPLSVEAQTRRLGIPESIASFAASFGATIGQNGCAGLYPTMLAVMVAPTVGINPFEPMWIATLVGIVTLSSAGVAGVGGGATFAALIVLPAMGLPVTLVALLISIEPLIDMGRTALNVSGSMTAGTITSQLLKLTDKKVMDEEEHAELAHR
- the kdgR gene encoding DNA-binding transcriptional regulator KdgR, translated to MAIADLDKQPDSVSSVLKVFGILQALGDEREIGITELSQRVMMSKSTVYRFLQTMKSLGYVDQEGESEKYTLTLKLFELGAKALQNVDLIRSADIQMREISRLTRETIHLGALDEDGIVYIHKIDSMYNLRMHSRIGRRNPLHSTAIGKVLLAWGEHNDVEALLAGIQFTRSTDNTIADAPSLVKVLEKVREQGYGEDIEEQEQGLRCIAVPVFDRFGVVIAGLSISFPTIRFSEESKKDYVAMLHTAARNISEQMGFHQYPF
- a CDS encoding MFS transporter, which gives rise to MTTTVIDGLPIPQRYGAILTIALGITVSVLDGAIANVALPTIAQDLHASPASSIWIVNAYQLAITISLLSLSSLGEIFGYRRIYMIGLVLFSFTSLACAMSDSLMTLTVARVLQGFGAACIMSVNVALVRIIYPQRFLGRGMGINALIVAVSSAAGPTVAAAILSFANWPWLFAINLPIGLIAFCMGLKFLPGNSSKAIGRKFDFISSMMNALTFGLLISAISGYAQGLDHRLILGEVVALVVIGWFFIRRQLTKSSPLLPVDLLRIPIFTMSICTSMCSFAAQMLAFVSLPFFLQNTLGLDAVSTGLLLTPWPLATMVMAPISGRLVERFHPGILGGVGLVVFSIGLYSLALLPEHPSHLNIIWRMIVCGAGFGLFQSPNNHTIVSSAPRSRSGGASGMLGTARLLGQTTGAAMVALMFNLFSASGTHASLILAGTLALAGAVVSMLRMTQKLVEQQKA
- the htpX gene encoding protease HtpX translates to MMRIALFLMTNLAVMVVFGLVLSLTGIRSSSVMGLMIMAGLFGFGGAFVSLLMSKWMALRSVGGEVIEQPRNETERWLMNVVSRQSQQAGIKMPQVAIYHAPDINAFATGARRDASLVAVSTGLLQSMSQDEAEAVIAHEISHISNGDMVTMTLIQGIVNTFVIFISRILAQIAAGFMSGDREGENNSNGNPLVYFAVSMVLELVFGIVASIITMWFSRHREFYADAGSAKLVGREKMIAALQRLKTSHEPQEAGSMMALCINGKSKTFSELFMSHPPLDKRIEALRSGEYIK
- a CDS encoding RHS repeat-associated core domain-containing protein codes for the protein MNNSTLGFNGERRDLISEAAHLGNGYRAYNPILMRFNSPDSWSPFGEGGLTPTLIVTATRLIAAILRGTWAGNR